The nucleotide window GCTAAACAGGACTATACGAGTCGATATTAGTGATCATTATCAATCGTGATAGGATCATCTTCGTAGGTACAAAGACTAATCCCCCGAAGGAGAGAACCTTTTTCACATATTTTCATTCACTAACTTAACCAAAAGGATCGATCCGAGAATCCCTCTCCCAACGTCGACCTATTATATAAAATCCCGATTAGATCGAGCACAACTCAACTCCACCTCGGGATATCCTTGAAACACCTCGGAGTTGACCTCCCTAGCCCGATCTCACTCCCCCATCGTCTTCCCCTTGGAAGATGACCTTACGCAcgtcgtgtatatatatatatatatatatatatccgaaaAATGCGTCAAAGCTATCAGAAAACGCAACGTCTACTACAGGGAACGAAGACATCAGAACTCAGTAAATTTCGGCACACACCAATGGCTGATCTCCAGGAGAAGAGCGCCTTCAGCATTCCCCATGCCACTCCCCTCCACCTCAAGCAACCCCTTCCGTGATCCGTACACGACGCACTCCACGCCCGTCTCCTCCCACGTCGAAACACAACAGATTTACCAGCGTGTCAAAGAAGACCTATTGGTCTTTGCCCAAAAGATTCAGAATCCCGTCTTGGTTGATGTCATGGTAGACTATACACACGCACACAGGACTGCGAGGCGAACTGATGGATGCAGCACCGgcagaaaaaagagaaaagacgTTAATGTGACCCCCCAAAATGGTATATTTATACGGTTTTCGTCTTGTCCTATTCATCTGCTGCTGCCGTTTCTGCTTATCTCCGTCGCTCCGTCTTCCTGTCCCttcgcttctttcctttccatcatTCCCAGAACACTTCCACGCTGCCTCTCTTTACGGAACTGCAGAGGGGGCACCCCTCGAGGAAGGACGCGCAGGGCGGGCAGCAGCAGAGGTGGCTGCAGGGGAGCAGCACCACGCACGCATCACGATGCCCGCAGACCCTGCAGCGGCCCAGCGTTGTTGAGCTCATCCCCGCCGTCGGTTCCGGTGCCGCCGCCTCTTCCGTCGGGACGCCGTTGGTGGTGGAGAAGCATGGTTCTCGCACTTGCTCCAGAGTGTTGTGGAGAGAAATAGCCATGGCCTCGTTCTCCATGGCCACAATTTGCCACCTTGCCCGGTCCTCCTCCGCACTCTTCAGGCGCAACTCCAGTTCCAGACCTACCTTGTTCGCCTTCGCCAACTCTTCTTCCCGTTGTCTTAAAAGGAAGGATGCTTTGGACTGGAGACTCCGTACCATAGCCGCCGTATGCCGCTTTGCCTGTTGCCGAAGTTCTGCTACTAACGTGTCGCTCTTTCCAGAAACAGTAGATACATCAGCGGCCATCGAAGAAGACGAATAAAAACGATCTTTCTAATCGTTCTTTGCGCAAAAAAATTGATCTTTAGCGAAAGCGTACCTGTTGCCGAAGGAACTGATCTATCTCATCCCCCTGTTTCTCCAGAAGTCTCTGTATAAGATGACGAGAAGGATCCATGGAAACAGAAGGACCTGAAGTCCAAGAGGAAAGCAAAGTAAACCCTGTCGTCGACGTTGCAGGAGGAGGACAAAGAGGCCAAGGCATCATCGccatttgttgttgttgctgctgctgaaaAGATTGGCATGGATCACCAGGCAATCGTCCTCCGCCTTCCATCATCCCGTCCAAACTGCTGCCGCTGCTGTAGAAGAACGGAAGCGGCGCTTGGATGGCCATGAAATATAAGGGAGAGACCGATGCTGAATCAACGCAAGAGTTGGTGGTGCAGAAGCGATGAGGTGCTTCCCCCTCTCTGGACTCTGATACACTTATTCTCCTCCTCGAAACTTCATGTAAAGGTAACGGGATAAGCCTGATATCTCCTAGCAACAACACGCGTCGACGTAATGGGAGGAAAGAAGTGGCGGAGGACGGAAAGCCGCCGCCTCCTGATCTTTTCCTCAAACCGCGAGATTTGGCTTCCTCAGTACATCAAACCTTGCTATATCTCACAGATATATTGATTGCGACGTGgggggaaggaaggaaggagactCTCTTACATAGGCCTGGAAGCCAATTAATACCCGCAAGTAATGGCAAGATTTACATGGGGAAAGGTTACAAAGACTGGACTATGGGGAGCCGTGGGTTTCTCCTTCGGATTCGCTCGCCTCTCTGACTTCAATACGGCATTTAAAAGGCTGAGCTCACCGTACACGCCGAATCCCTGATCTCTTTACCTACATGCGTATTAAATGGACTCATTCAATGGATTGGGAAGGGGAGGGaggtttcctttctttttttgtcttttcctTCCTCTCTCCACGTTCCATGTGAAGTCGTGCATGGCGGTATGCAGGCGGAAACATCCAACGTGGGGTGTTTGGGTAAATTATGGTTGTGGCGTCGTTTTATGTTGGGTCGATTCTGTACACGCGGACTTTGCTTCGGATGGGTGGTCTGGATTTGCGATAGCTCGTATATTTTTATGTCATCCATATGATAACTATTTCTATTACGGATCCTAATTCAACTCGACCTCGCTAATCTCTCTTCAGTTTGTACCACAGTTTTATTTGACTTGATGTTACAAGAATATTCACTGTTCTATCCACTTATGTACGTACTGTCACAGGCTTTTAATAGCTAGCTAGCCTTTGCTTAACATAATCCCAGAAAAAAGCTAATGATATCGATAAATTTTATTCATACATGCATGGTAGAAAGCTATGATCCATTGGCCGAACCACTGAATAAAGTACAAAACAGGCTTACGAGGACACATATCTATCCAACTTAGTTTCGACTCCCTTATGGGCGGAAGAAGCGGCTCACCCCACTTTTCCGACGTACTTAGCCGTATCTGAGACTTCGGGGTGGCATGTGAGATGGCCTTCCTAAAAGGCATTCATGCAGGCCACGTGAAACAAAGAGGGGGGTGTttgctctctttctttttcttgaccGACTTGCCTTTATCATCAAGGGAGGAGGATACTTCGCCTGGGTTTGTTTAGTACCTCAGTTGATGCTCGTCAGTAGCTTTCGCTGAGCAGCCCTACAAATGGTCTCCTTGACCACCGGTCCAGCCTTCCCTGGAGAACAACTCACCCAACTTCTGCATGCAGTCCAAACCGAGAGAGAGATTCTTCCGCTTGCGAATAATATTCTGAAGGGCGTGTACTTGCTTTGTGGTTGCGAGCCAGCTTCCTGTACCCAGCTATTCAATGGTTCTTGGTGATCTCAATCTCTAGTAGTGGTAAACGCTGATATTGTGCACCTACTTCGATGGACTGTGGATTTGGTGGATGGATAGATGCGTGGAGGTGAGGAATCATCGAACGAGCTGAGTTTGTTTCTTTCTGCATCTCTCACATGCAGTGTAAAACGTGAGGCTCAGAGATCCGAGAGTCGCCTCGTGCTGATATTTTGACGCAGATCATCGCCGTCTTGGATCACAAACCCTATTGTATGTGGTAGTAAGTAGCAGTAGGCAGAGTTTGCTGATTAGAGGTTCTCGTGAAGTATACGTTTTGCTATTGTTACCGTACCTTCGTTAAGTTCTTAAAAGAAATGTAATCGTCATAAAATTAACATGAGCAGTAGTATGAATCATCGGTAGGATGTCCGCAGTTGTCACTGCTTCTTCCTTGATCTCCAGCATCATTCGGAACTCTTCGTCATCCTCTCTTCCCTTCATCTTCATACCTGCCGAGGGGTGAATTCGTATGCTGCATGATCTCTTGTCGTACCTGTTCGTATGGAGGAAACATGAAGGCAGATCACAACAAGATGGCCACATAATCGATGTTTGCTGCAATTATGCAATCGAATCATTGCTTGCTTCGTTGCTCCACCAATTTTGTCATCATCCATCCAGCCTATATTTTTGGCACGCCCATGCCATGCTCGACTGTCCTATCCATTCTATATAGTTATTTAGATGGATAGGAAGAAACTTTGGAAATCCAAAAATTACATAGTTATTTAAATTTTAGTAAATGAAGAGATCTTTGATATCTACCTAAATCTAAATTGTTCGACTCGACAATACAGAGCCCTAAAACCTTAGTTTGGTTATGACCTTTTATAGCTTAAATATACTGCAAGAAATTAAGGATAAATTAGATTGATTTGGCAATAAAATTATTTCAGAAAAGAGAACAGAAAAAGCAAAAGCATAAATAAACCAAACTCCAGAATGTTCACAAGTATGACCTTAATGAATAAACCATACAAATATGGATTATTATTAAATGAAACTAGATTGATATTCCTGTCTGGCAGAGAAACGACCTCAATACATAAACCATACAAATCGAGATTATTCTTAAATGAAACAAGATTGATATTCCTGTCTGGCAGAGAAACAATAAGATCTCCCCATTAAGTCTCTCAATTTATAACCGGCAAACTGTTTTCCAAAACTGGTTTTGGCTTCTGTAAAAcataatcagaaaaaaaaaaaaaactactgcaAGGAAGGACCGAAAAGAATTCTGTGCTTTCCCTTAACAAAATCAGTTGGCAATAAACCAATTTGCATATTAGGCTGCAATCCTTGACGACTCTCCAACAGCAATTTCCATTCTTTGGTACCATTCACCAATCTTAGTGTTATCCACCATATCTTTACCAGCCTTCAGATATCTAATTGGTCTCAGCACACCATAGACAGCAAGATCTGCTAAGTTGGGTTTTGCACCACCTGAAGGAAAATCAAGAAAAAATTTGTTTATAGAGGCTAGTAATGAAGCAAATAAACAAAATAACTTTCATATCAATCCTCAAGTTTGAGGCTTGGGTACCAAGAAAATCTCTGCCATCAAGTGCTGTGGTCCATGTTTGTGCAGCTTCATATAATGCAGCACGCTCGTCGGTGATGTTGTATTTCTTCTTCAGCTTCTTGGACACCATGTACATGATTGCCGCTCCGGCATATTTCACGGTGAACCGCTCTGTCATGCTAAAGTTTCCTGCAATCACAGGTAGTTTTACACGTGACGTTGACGTTCCAATGCCTAGCTGAGCTTGCTAAAAAAGTTTTTTGTGAAGGAATTATCAGGCAGCTGATAAGTTTATCTGAAAGTATTTGGGTTTATAAATGTTTAAAAGATCCTACAGAAGTAAAAAATAGTCATCTGAGGATTTTTATGAGTTGTACCAGAAAAGAAGTGATAGCTAGACCATAAATTTTCCCACAGAAGCATGTCAACCTTCAGAGTGTTCACAATCGAGTAACAACACACTAGTAACAAAAGATGTTCTGAAATATTCTGACAATTGAGTAACAACACACTAGTAACaaaatatgttctgaaatattctgGCAATAGTTAATTCAAATAAGGATATCCACTCAGCTCAGAAATCAACCACCAATGGCGATAGTTAATTCTCAGGCAGCACAACTGTCTCACACTAGAAAGTTGTCTATTTTGTACTATAATTTTATGACAGATTGATACTTATACGACAAAATTTATACTCAACCACATCTGAAGCAACCTCATGATCGCAACTGAAATTAAAAGGGTTCTAATCACAATGTCAAATACAATTATTTGCAGAATGACAAATACacacaaaaaaagagaaaaaaaaaattgttgattATAAAATGCAGATCATTGAGACACTTCATAATGTCATTTAGTATATAAATGTAAACGTTTATGATTTTCCCATTTAGCTGCTATCATAACAGAGACATCTATAAAGATTTGCATTGCTGAACAATGATATCAGTAGTTCTACAACTGGCCAAATTCAAACAGTTGAAGTAAAAAATGATAGTTATCATAGTGAGGGAAAGAAGGCAAACGATCAAGCCAACTGGAAATCAATGTACTTAGTAGAAAGAAAACTGGATTTACTGATAAAAGAAGAGAAACACAGGCTGGGGGTGAGGGTCTGGAATATAAATGTAAATGACACTTCATAATGTCATTTAGTATATAAAtgtaaatgtttatgattttcccATTTAGCTATCATAACAGGGACATCTATAAAGATTTGCATTGCTGAATAATAATATCAGTGGTTCTACAACTGGCCAAATTCAAACAGTTACAGTAAAAAATGATAGTTATCATAGTGAA belongs to Musa acuminata AAA Group cultivar baxijiao chromosome BXJ3-5, Cavendish_Baxijiao_AAA, whole genome shotgun sequence and includes:
- the LOC135638567 gene encoding E3 ubiquitin-protein ligase BOI-like, whose amino-acid sequence is MAIQAPLPFFYSSGSSLDGMMEGGGRLPGDPCQSFQQQQQQQMAMMPWPLCPPPATSTTGFTLLSSWTSGPSVSMDPSRHLIQRLLEKQGDEIDQFLRQQSDTLVAELRQQAKRHTAAMVRSLQSKASFLLRQREEELAKANKVGLELELRLKSAEEDRARWQIVAMENEAMAISLHNTLEQVREPCFSTTNGVPTEEAAAPEPTAGMSSTTLGRCRVCGHRDACVVLLPCSHLCCCPPCASFLEGCPLCSSVKRGSVEVFWE